Proteins found in one Quercus robur chromosome 2, dhQueRobu3.1, whole genome shotgun sequence genomic segment:
- the LOC126701424 gene encoding receptor-like protein EIX2 has protein sequence MTFIMGGRSLKLLCAIFTLFLHLKPTLGVISGVGDGNMWCIERERQALLEFKKGLIDDNNRLSSWGTEYAKKNCCNWEGVLCSNQTGHIIKLDLQAEDKPTLRGKISPSLIELHHLSYLDLSYNDFNQSQFPKFITLLSNLKYLNLTDANLSGQIPSQLGNLSRLQSLDLGGNYLKIAENLDWLSPLVSIEHLSLRFLNLSVANNWLKVVAGLPKLSELSLIDCDLPFITPSSLLHINSSKSLTYLYLSGNPHMTSSIFPWLFNSSTKLAHVDLSSNQLNGSIPNAFSNMNSLQVLFLDDNQLEGGIPKSFEDICTLRTLGLEENYLNGQVLEFFKNLKGCLKDSLENLYLDSNQIEGSVPNFAIFPSLTWLTLANNKLKWNLAKSIESLHKLEVLIVRSNMLEGFISEALLSNFPKLRYLDLSHNPLTFNFSFDWVPPFQLRYLYVRSCKLGPDFPNWIKTQRNLWFLDISSTEISNTIPTSFWDIPSELRYLNLSHNQIKGRLPNISTKVSNLHTIDFSSNRFEGPLPVFPPNLTSINLSNNMFSRLNSFVCSISDGNLRVLDLSSNYLSEEIPDCFMHWQKLEVLNLAHNKLSGKIPHSMGSLTQLIALDLSYNSLSGELPWSLQNCTMLRILCLENNKLSGKIPTWIGGKMSSLIILSLRSNEFHGSMQFQICLLVHIRHLDLSQNNISGTIPHCLNNLTAMAHKVSNFMMSDNFFIWNGTEYTTFGGTYASGSNNIIDGVNSLNITVGWKGNVYEYRKNFGEMRSIDLANNKLTGNFPEEISSLIELKTLNLSGNMLTGMIPQNIGRIPTGTQLQSFDSDRFIGNLGLCGPPLIEKCPEDVTSNTNRSENYQEDGDEFWKCLYIGTGLGFIVGFWGVSGSLMLNRSWRHSYFLLMTNLKDWFYVTIVVHTTRLQKMFHS, from the exons ATGACTTTTATCATGGGTGGAAGGTCCCTGAAACTTCTCTGTGCAATTTTTACGCTTTTTCTGCACTTGAAACCAACTCTTGGAGTCATTTCAGGGGTTGGAGACGGTAATATGTGGTGCATAGAGAGGGAGAGACAAGCACTCCTTGAGTTCAAAAAAGGTCTTATTGATGACAACAATAGGCTCTCTTCATGGGGGACtgaatatgcaaagaaaaattgcTGCAACTGGGAAGGAGTTCTGTGCAGCAACCAAACAGGCCATATAATCAAACTTGACCTTCAGGCTGAGGATAAGCCAACTTTGCGAGGTAAGATCAGTCCTTCACTAATTGAGTTGCATCATTTGAGTTATTTGGACCTGAGTTACAATGATTTTAATCAAAGCCAATTCCCAAAGTTTATCACTTTACTCAGTAACTTAAAGTACCTAAATCTCACTGACGCTAATCTCAGTGGCCAAATTCCATCTCAGCTTGGTAACCTTTCCCGTTTGCAATCTCTTGACCTCGGTGggaattatttgaaaattgctGAAAATCTTGACTGGCTTTCTCCTCTTGTTTCAATAGAACACCTCAGCCTAAGATTTCTTAATCTCAGTGTAGCCAATAATTGGCTGAAAGTTGTTGCTGGTCTACCAAAGCTATCAGAGTTGTCGTTGATTGATTGTGATCTTCCTTTTATCACTCCCTCTTCTCTTTTGCATATTAATTCCTCTAAATCTCTTACCTACCTTTATCTCTCCGGCAACCCTCACATGACTTCCTCGATATTCCCCTGGTTGTTCAACTCTAGTACCAAGCTTGCTCATGTTGATCTCTCTTCTAATCAATTAAATGGCTCAATTCCGAATGCTTTTAGCAACATGAATTCTCTTCAGGTCCTCTTCCTCGATGATAATCAACTTGAAGGCGGCATTCCAAAATCGTTTGAGGATATATGTACTTTAAGAACTTTGGGTTTGGAAGAGAACTATCTAAATGGACAGGTTCTTGAGTTCTTCAAAAACTTGAAGGGATGCCTAAAAGATTCATTAGAGAACTTATATTTAGATAGCAATCAAATTGAGGGGTCAGTGCCTAATTTTGCAATATTTCCATCATTAACATGGTTAACTCTTGCTAACAATAAATTAAAGTGGAATTTGGCCAAAAGTATTGAAAGCCTACATAAGCTAGAGGTTTTGATTGTCCGATCCAATATGTTGGAAGGCTTCATTTCTGAAGCCCTACTATCAAATTTCCCCAAATTGCGGTATTTAGACTTAAGTCATAATcctttaacttttaatttcagCTTTGATTGGGTTCCCCCTTTCCAATTGCGCTATCTATATGTGAGATCTTGCAAGTTGGGTCCTGATTTCCCAAATTGgataaaaactcaaagaaacCTTTGGTTCCTCGATATCTCCAGTACTGAAATTTCAAATACCATCCCCACTTCATTCTGGGACATTCCTAGTGAGTTACGCTATTTAAATTTGTCTCATAACCAAATCAAGGGAAGGTTGCCAAATATATCCACTAAAGTTTCAAACCTTCACACAATAGATTTCAGTTCAAACAGATTTGAAGGCCCATTACCAGTGTTTCCTCCGAATTTGACCTCAATAAATCTCTCCAACAATATGTTTTCAAGGTTAAATTCCTTTGTATGCTCAATTTCTGATGGTAATTTAAGAGTCCTTGACCTCTCAAGCAACTATCTATCTGAAGAGATCCCTGATTGTTTCATGCATTGGCAAAAACTAGAAGTTCTGAATTTGGCTCACAATAAGTTGTCTGGGAAAATTCCACACTCTATGGGTTCTTTAACACAACTTATAGCATTAGACTTAAGCTATAATAGCTTGTCTGGAGAATTGCCTTGGTCCTTGCAAAATTGCACCATGTTAAGAATTTTGTGcttggaaaataataaattatctgGGAAGATACCAACTTGGATAGGGGGAAAAATGTCCTCATTGATCATTCTTAGCCTCAGATCCAATGAATTTCATGGAAGTAtgcaatttcaaatttgtttgcTTGTCCATATTAGACATTTAGACTTGtctcaaaataatatttctgGAACCATTCCCCATTGCCTCAATAATTTGACTGCCATGGCACacaaagtttcaaattttatgaTGAGCGACAACTTCTTCATTTGGAATGGCACTGAATATACAACTTTTGGTGGAACGTATGCTTCTGGGAGTAACAACATCATTGACGGTGTCAATAGTCTCAATATAACTGTTGGTTGGAAAGGGAATGTGTATGAGTACAGAAAGAATTTTGGAGAAATGAGGAGCATTGATCTTGCAAACAACAAATTGACTGGAAATTTTCCAGAAGAGATATCCAGCCTCATAGAATTGAAAACATTAAATTTATCAGGAAACATGTTGACTGGAATGATTCCACAAAACATTG GAAGAATTCCGACAGGCACTCAACTCCAGTCCTTTGATTCTGACAGATTCATTGGTAATCTTGGACTTTGTGGACCTCCACTTATAGAAAAGTGCCCAGAAGATGTAACATCCAACACTAATCGCAGTGAAAACTATCAAGAAGATGGAGATGAATTCTGGAAATGTCTTTATATTGGTACAGGGCTTGGATTCATTGTTGGTTTTTGGGGAGTCAGTGGCTCTTTGATGTTAAACCGTTCCTGGAGACATTCATATTTCCTATTGATGACCAATCTAAAGGATTGGTTCTATGTGACAATAGTAGTGCATACTACAAGATTGCAGAAGATGTTTCACAGCTAG